From a single Rodentibacter sp. JRC1 genomic region:
- a CDS encoding DEAD/DEAH box helicase — MTDKITFNDLGLPEFILKAVSDLGFETPSPIQQTCIPHLLNGNDVLGMAQTGSGKTAAFALPLLAQIDTAAKHPQMLVMAPTRELAIQVADACEQFVKYAHGTRIVTLYGGQRYDIQLRALKQGAQVVVGTPGRILDHIRRGTLDLSELRFIVLDEADEMLRMGFIDDVETVMAELPENHQTALFSATMPEPIRRITKRFMNDPKEVKIKVNNENAPDIEQSCWYVHGVRKNEALLRFLEVEDFDAAIIFARTKTATLDITELLEKNGFRSAALNGDMTQQLREQTLDRLRNGSLDIVVATDVAARGIDIERISLVVNYDITLDAESYIHRIGRTGRAGRSGRALLFVEPRERRLLRNIEHLMKKPINEVELPNHLVLQECRRKKFVAKITKQLEHHDLEQYRSLLEDLFTADQDQEDIAAAMLMLLQGKQKLILPPDPPMEKRRRNERDRRENPRSAERRGERKGYGNPQPMDLYRIEVGRMDGVDVRHIVGAIANEGDIDSRYIGHIKLYDEHSTVELPQGMPKELLHQFGKTRVLNKQMQMSFLGAVKSDSNRGGDDFNGKRRGGRGNDFARERGRNERGGRKFNEKSNRSFSDKPRKARRG; from the coding sequence ATGACAGACAAAATCACTTTTAATGACTTGGGCTTACCTGAGTTCATCTTAAAAGCCGTTTCAGACTTAGGTTTTGAAACCCCTTCCCCAATTCAGCAAACTTGTATTCCGCATTTGCTCAATGGCAATGATGTGCTGGGTATGGCACAAACCGGTAGCGGTAAAACCGCTGCATTTGCTTTACCGCTTCTAGCACAAATCGATACAGCGGCAAAACATCCGCAAATGTTAGTGATGGCACCAACCCGAGAACTTGCCATCCAAGTAGCGGATGCTTGTGAACAATTTGTGAAATATGCGCATGGTACACGCATTGTTACGCTTTACGGCGGTCAACGCTATGACATTCAACTTCGCGCTTTAAAACAGGGAGCGCAAGTGGTTGTCGGCACACCGGGGCGTATTCTCGATCATATTCGCCGCGGTACTTTAGATCTATCCGAGCTTCGCTTTATCGTGCTTGATGAGGCCGATGAAATGTTACGAATGGGCTTTATTGATGATGTAGAAACCGTGATGGCGGAATTGCCGGAAAATCATCAAACCGCACTTTTCTCTGCAACGATGCCGGAACCTATTCGCCGCATAACCAAGCGCTTTATGAACGATCCGAAAGAAGTGAAGATCAAAGTCAATAACGAAAACGCACCGGATATTGAACAAAGTTGCTGGTATGTACATGGAGTGCGTAAAAATGAAGCACTTCTTCGCTTTTTAGAAGTAGAAGATTTTGACGCGGCGATTATCTTCGCCCGTACCAAAACCGCAACACTGGATATTACCGAACTGCTTGAAAAAAACGGCTTTCGTTCAGCCGCACTTAATGGAGATATGACGCAACAATTACGTGAACAAACCCTTGACCGTTTGCGTAACGGCAGCCTTGATATTGTTGTGGCAACCGATGTTGCAGCACGCGGTATTGACATTGAACGCATCAGCCTCGTTGTAAACTACGATATTACGCTTGACGCTGAATCTTATATTCACCGTATAGGTCGTACCGGTCGTGCCGGTCGTTCAGGCCGTGCGCTATTGTTTGTCGAACCACGTGAACGCCGCTTACTTCGCAATATTGAACACTTAATGAAAAAACCGATCAATGAAGTGGAATTGCCGAACCATTTAGTGTTGCAAGAATGTCGCCGTAAGAAATTCGTAGCGAAAATCACCAAACAACTTGAGCATCACGATCTGGAACAATATCGCAGCCTGTTGGAAGATTTATTTACCGCAGATCAAGATCAGGAAGATATTGCGGCAGCAATGTTAATGTTACTTCAAGGTAAACAAAAACTTATCCTTCCTCCTGATCCACCAATGGAAAAACGCCGCCGTAATGAACGTGATCGCCGCGAAAATCCACGTTCTGCGGAACGTCGCGGAGAACGCAAAGGCTATGGCAATCCGCAACCAATGGATTTATATCGCATTGAAGTGGGTAGAATGGATGGCGTGGACGTTCGTCATATTGTGGGTGCGATTGCAAATGAGGGTGATATTGATAGCCGTTATATTGGTCATATCAAACTTTATGATGAACATTCCACCGTAGAATTGCCACAAGGAATGCCGAAAGAATTACTTCACCAATTTGGCAAAACCCGCGTGTTGAATAAACAAATGCAAATGTCATTTCTTGGTGCGGTAAAATCTGATAGTAACCGTGGCGGAGATGATTTCAACGGTAAACGTCGCGGAGGACGTGGCAATGACTTTGCTCGTGAGCGAGGACGTAACGAGCGTGGAGGACGTAAATTTAACGAAAAATCCAACCGCTCTTTTAGTGATAAACCACGCAAAGCACGCCGTGGCTAA
- the nlpI gene encoding lipoprotein NlpI, producing the protein MRCFRLPHHFLIYLFSLCAVLFLTGCIQSGNVFVSKNQVMLAEQNPNSHFEQEVMIVRISQVLLVGKMSNEERASLHFERGVLYDSLGLWGLARYDFTQALALQPKMASVYNYLGLYLLLEEDYDSALETFNAVFELDASYDYTHLNRGLNFYYVGRYNLAEQDFLQFYQADTKDPYRVLWLYLNEQKLKPQEAHANLVERAKGLSEDFWGTNIVQYYLGHISLEQLQQRADEFAKNSQQYAEILTETYFYLAKQKLNVGLVDEAAALFKLAMANQVYNFVEYRFASFELMKLKPAQTENEKEEKSAVAKAVVL; encoded by the coding sequence ATGCGATGTTTTCGACTACCTCACCATTTTTTAATCTATTTATTTAGCTTATGTGCGGTGTTGTTTCTTACAGGCTGTATTCAGTCAGGAAACGTTTTTGTGTCTAAAAATCAAGTAATGCTTGCTGAACAAAACCCAAATTCACACTTTGAACAGGAAGTGATGATTGTGCGAATCAGCCAAGTGTTATTAGTTGGGAAAATGAGTAATGAAGAACGAGCTTCACTGCACTTTGAACGCGGGGTTTTATATGATTCCCTTGGTTTATGGGGATTAGCACGTTACGATTTTACTCAAGCCCTTGCATTGCAGCCTAAAATGGCTTCTGTGTATAACTATTTAGGGCTTTATTTATTGCTTGAAGAGGATTATGACAGCGCATTAGAAACCTTTAATGCGGTGTTTGAATTGGATGCAAGCTATGACTATACCCACCTTAATCGTGGTTTAAATTTTTATTATGTGGGACGTTACAATCTTGCCGAACAAGATTTCTTACAGTTCTACCAAGCCGATACAAAAGATCCTTACCGTGTCTTATGGCTGTACTTGAACGAACAAAAATTAAAACCACAAGAAGCCCATGCAAACCTTGTTGAACGAGCAAAAGGGCTATCAGAGGATTTCTGGGGTACAAATATCGTTCAATACTACTTAGGACATATTTCTTTAGAACAATTGCAACAACGCGCCGATGAATTTGCTAAAAATTCTCAGCAATACGCAGAAATTCTAACAGAAACCTATTTTTATCTAGCAAAACAAAAACTCAATGTAGGGCTGGTAGATGAAGCGGCGGCTTTATTTAAACTGGCAATGGCAAATCAGGTTTATAACTTTGTTGAGTATCGTTTTGCTTCGTTTGAGCTAATGAAATTAAAACCGGCTCAAACAGAAAACGAAAAAGAAGAGAAAAGTGCGGTCGCAAAAGCGGTTGTTTTATAA
- the pnp gene encoding polyribonucleotide nucleotidyltransferase yields the protein MNPIVKQFKYGQHTVTLETGAIARQATAAVMASMDDTSVFVTVVAKKDVKEGQDFFPLTVNYQERTYAAGRIPGGFFKREGRPSEGETLIARLIDRPIRPLFPEGFFNEIQVVATVVSVNPQISPDLVAMIGASAALSLSGVPFNGPIGAARVGFINNQFVLNPTMAEQKQSRLDLVVAGTDKAVLMVESEADILTEEQMLSAVVFGHQQQQVVIEAIKEFVAEAGKPRWNWVAPEPNTDLINKVKAIAEARLGDAYRITEKQTRYEQIDAIKADVIAQITAEDEAISEGKIVDIFTALESQIVRGRIIAGEPRIDGRTVDTVRALDICTGVLPRTHGSAIFTRGETQALAVATLGTERDAQIIDELTGERSDHFLFHYNFPPYSVGETGMIGSPKRREIGHGRLAKRGVAAVMPSLTEFPYVVRVVSEITESNGSSSMASVCGASLALMDAGVPIKAAVAGIAMGLVKEEEKFVVLSDILGDEDHLGDMDFKVAGTREGVTALQMDIKIEGITPEIMQIALNQAKSARMHILGVMEQAIPEPRADISDYAPRIHTMKIDPKKIKDVIGKGGATIRALTEETGTSIDIDDDGTVKIAAVDSNAAKNVMVRIEEIVAEVEAGAIYKGKVTRLADFGAFVAIVGNKEGLVHISQIAEERVEKVSDYLQLGQEVNVKVVEIDRQGRIRLTMKDLAPKQETEINQEDSTEEQE from the coding sequence GTGAATCCAATTGTTAAACAATTTAAATACGGTCAGCACACCGTAACCCTAGAAACCGGTGCGATTGCGCGTCAAGCAACGGCAGCGGTGATGGCAAGCATGGATGATACCAGCGTGTTCGTTACCGTGGTTGCTAAAAAAGATGTAAAAGAAGGTCAAGATTTTTTCCCATTAACGGTTAATTATCAAGAGCGTACTTACGCAGCCGGTCGAATCCCGGGCGGTTTCTTCAAACGTGAAGGTCGTCCGTCTGAAGGTGAGACTTTGATCGCACGTTTAATTGATCGTCCAATCCGTCCATTATTCCCGGAAGGTTTCTTTAACGAAATTCAAGTGGTCGCAACGGTAGTTTCCGTTAACCCGCAAATTAGCCCGGATTTAGTTGCAATGATTGGTGCTTCTGCGGCACTTTCATTATCTGGCGTACCATTTAATGGCCCTATCGGTGCGGCACGTGTCGGTTTTATCAATAATCAATTTGTATTAAACCCAACCATGGCTGAACAAAAACAAAGCCGTTTGGATTTGGTGGTTGCCGGTACCGATAAAGCCGTATTAATGGTTGAATCCGAGGCGGATATTTTAACGGAAGAACAAATGTTATCTGCCGTCGTATTCGGTCATCAACAACAACAAGTAGTGATTGAAGCGATTAAAGAATTTGTTGCGGAAGCCGGTAAGCCCCGTTGGAACTGGGTTGCACCTGAACCGAATACCGATTTAATCAATAAAGTGAAAGCCATTGCCGAAGCACGCTTGGGTGATGCCTACCGTATCACCGAAAAACAAACCCGTTATGAGCAAATTGATGCGATTAAAGCGGATGTGATTGCTCAAATCACCGCAGAAGATGAAGCAATCAGCGAAGGTAAAATCGTTGATATTTTCACCGCACTTGAAAGCCAAATCGTGCGTGGTCGTATCATCGCCGGTGAACCGCGCATTGACGGACGTACCGTGGACACCGTGCGTGCATTAGATATTTGCACCGGTGTATTGCCTCGCACCCATGGTTCTGCCATTTTCACCCGTGGTGAAACCCAAGCATTGGCGGTGGCAACTTTAGGGACCGAGCGTGATGCACAAATTATCGATGAATTGACCGGTGAACGCTCCGATCACTTCTTATTCCACTATAACTTCCCGCCGTACTCTGTGGGTGAAACCGGAATGATCGGCTCGCCAAAACGCCGTGAAATCGGTCACGGTCGTTTAGCCAAACGTGGTGTTGCAGCAGTCATGCCAAGTCTTACCGAATTCCCTTATGTGGTGCGAGTGGTTTCTGAAATCACCGAATCAAACGGCTCTTCTTCAATGGCATCGGTATGCGGTGCATCCCTTGCATTAATGGATGCCGGCGTACCGATTAAAGCTGCCGTTGCCGGTATCGCGATGGGCTTAGTGAAAGAAGAAGAGAAATTCGTGGTGCTTTCCGATATTCTTGGAGATGAAGACCATTTGGGTGATATGGACTTTAAAGTTGCCGGTACACGTGAAGGGGTAACAGCACTTCAAATGGACATCAAAATTGAAGGGATTACCCCTGAAATTATGCAAATCGCCTTAAATCAGGCGAAAAGCGCGCGTATGCATATTCTCGGCGTGATGGAACAAGCGATTCCTGAGCCGCGTGCCGATATTTCCGACTACGCACCGCGTATTCACACAATGAAGATTGATCCGAAGAAAATCAAAGATGTTATCGGTAAAGGTGGCGCAACAATTCGCGCACTAACGGAAGAAACCGGCACTTCTATCGATATTGATGATGACGGCACAGTGAAAATTGCAGCGGTAGATAGCAATGCGGCGAAAAACGTGATGGTACGCATTGAAGAAATCGTTGCAGAAGTAGAAGCGGGGGCAATCTACAAAGGTAAAGTAACCCGCTTAGCAGACTTTGGTGCATTTGTTGCAATCGTCGGCAACAAAGAAGGTTTAGTTCATATTTCACAAATCGCAGAAGAACGCGTAGAAAAAGTGAGTGATTACCTTCAATTGGGTCAAGAAGTCAATGTGAAAGTGGTAGAAATCGATCGTCAAGGCCGTATCCGCTTAACAATGAAAGACTTGGCACCAAAACAAGAAACCGAAATTAACCAAGAAGATTCTACGGAAGAACAAGAATAA
- the nanQ gene encoding N-acetylneuraminate anomerase: MIIGSLTNPNFKVGLPKVIVEVCDYLTALDLTALENCRHDINDQIYMNVMEPETAEPSSKKAELHHDYLDVQVLIRGTENIEVGATYPDLTKYEDYNEADDYQLTSEDIENKFTVTLTPQMFAVFYPYEPHKPCCIVKGKSEKIKKLVVKVPVKLI, encoded by the coding sequence ATGATTATCGGTAGTTTAACCAACCCGAATTTTAAAGTGGGTTTACCAAAAGTGATTGTAGAAGTCTGTGACTATCTAACTGCATTGGATTTAACCGCATTAGAGAACTGTCGCCACGACATTAATGATCAAATTTATATGAACGTGATGGAGCCGGAAACCGCTGAACCAAGCAGTAAAAAGGCGGAATTACATCACGATTATTTAGATGTACAAGTGTTGATTCGCGGCACGGAAAATATTGAGGTCGGCGCAACTTATCCGGATTTAACCAAGTATGAGGATTATAACGAAGCCGATGATTATCAGCTTACCTCTGAAGATATTGAAAATAAATTTACCGTTACATTAACCCCCCAAATGTTTGCCGTGTTTTACCCTTATGAACCGCATAAACCTTGCTGTATAGTAAAAGGTAAATCGGAAAAAATAAAAAAATTAGTGGTGAAAGTACCGGTTAAATTGATCTAG
- a CDS encoding sulfurtransferase TusA family protein, which yields MIVKLPTLGLVCPFPLVEAKEAMATLNKGDGLEIEFDCTQATEAIPSWAAEEGYDVTNFEQIGDAKWTITVVK from the coding sequence ATGATTGTTAAATTACCGACTCTTGGTTTAGTTTGCCCTTTTCCCCTTGTTGAAGCCAAAGAAGCGATGGCAACACTCAATAAAGGAGACGGCTTAGAAATTGAATTTGATTGTACGCAAGCTACGGAAGCGATCCCCTCTTGGGCTGCGGAAGAAGGCTATGATGTCACTAATTTTGAACAAATCGGTGATGCAAAATGGACGATCACAGTGGTGAAATAA
- a CDS encoding YeeE/YedE family protein, with protein sequence MLLTGLLCGILLGFVMQRGRFCITGAFRDLYVTKNNKMFVALFIAISVQSIGFFILKEIGWLNIEPAKNFEYLAVISGSFLFGIGIIYAGGCATGTWYRAAEGLIGSWVALFMYMLLSAMMRTGPLGDINRAVRSVKVEERNIYETVGISAWWFVALLTVVTGYYVYKHLSKPQAKVASLKPKKIGIAHILFEKRWHPFVSALLIGLIALVAWPLSVATGRIGGLGITTPSANIMQYLITDDTKFINWGVFLVLGIFIGSFIAAKGSNEFRLRLPDIQTIVRSAFGGILMGVGASLAGGCSIGNALVATAYFSWQGWVSLPLMVLGTRVAAYFTIIRPHQLKSVS encoded by the coding sequence ATGCTTTTAACAGGATTACTTTGCGGTATTTTGCTTGGGTTTGTTATGCAGCGTGGACGTTTTTGTATCACGGGTGCATTTCGGGATTTATATGTAACAAAAAACAACAAAATGTTTGTCGCCTTGTTCATTGCAATCTCGGTGCAATCTATCGGTTTCTTCATTTTAAAAGAGATAGGTTGGTTGAATATTGAACCTGCCAAAAACTTTGAATACCTTGCGGTGATTAGCGGTTCTTTCTTATTCGGTATCGGTATTATTTATGCCGGAGGTTGTGCCACAGGAACTTGGTATCGTGCGGCTGAAGGGCTTATCGGGAGCTGGGTTGCATTATTTATGTATATGCTGTTGAGTGCGATGATGCGTACCGGTCCGCTTGGCGATATTAACCGTGCGGTACGCAGTGTAAAAGTGGAGGAGCGTAATATTTATGAAACGGTTGGTATTTCGGCTTGGTGGTTCGTTGCTTTATTAACCGTTGTTACAGGCTATTATGTCTATAAACATCTTTCTAAACCGCAAGCTAAGGTTGCTTCACTCAAACCGAAAAAAATCGGTATTGCACACATATTATTTGAAAAACGCTGGCATCCGTTCGTTTCTGCATTGTTAATCGGTTTAATCGCTCTTGTCGCTTGGCCATTGAGTGTCGCAACCGGACGTATTGGGGGGCTAGGCATTACCACGCCGTCAGCAAATATTATGCAGTACTTAATCACCGATGATACAAAATTTATCAACTGGGGCGTGTTCTTGGTATTGGGAATCTTCATTGGTTCATTTATTGCCGCAAAAGGCAGTAACGAATTTCGTCTTCGCTTACCGGATATTCAAACCATAGTACGAAGTGCATTCGGCGGCATACTTATGGGCGTTGGGGCAAGCCTTGCGGGAGGATGCTCAATAGGCAACGCTTTAGTCGCCACCGCTTATTTTTCATGGCAAGGTTGGGTATCCCTTCCTTTGATGGTACTTGGCACTAGGGTTGCAGCTTATTTTACGATTATCCGCCCGCATCAATTAAAATCTGTATCTTAA
- a CDS encoding FKBP-type peptidyl-prolyl cis-trans isomerase, translated as MSFKNVKLESISEKGSYGIGLQIGQQLLDSQMDIMVEAVAKGIFDALNHNQPALDMNDLMTSVQQLQQQAAEAQQAQFKVIEEEGKVFLAENAKKDGVNITDSGLQYEIITEGKGAKPSATDKVRVHYIGTLPNGTVFDSSVARGQPAEFPVNGVIRGWVEALQMMPVGSKWKLTIPHELAYGERGAGASIPPFSPLVFEVELLDIL; from the coding sequence ATGAGTTTTAAAAACGTGAAATTAGAGAGTATCTCTGAAAAAGGCAGCTATGGGATCGGCTTACAAATCGGCCAACAATTACTTGATAGTCAAATGGACATCATGGTTGAAGCGGTGGCGAAAGGTATTTTTGATGCCTTAAATCACAATCAACCGGCATTAGATATGAATGATTTAATGACTTCCGTACAACAACTTCAACAACAAGCGGCAGAGGCGCAGCAAGCTCAATTTAAAGTTATTGAAGAAGAAGGAAAAGTATTCTTAGCTGAAAATGCCAAAAAAGATGGGGTAAATATCACGGATAGCGGTCTTCAATATGAAATCATCACCGAAGGCAAAGGCGCAAAACCGAGCGCAACCGACAAAGTTCGTGTTCACTATATCGGTACTTTACCAAACGGAACGGTGTTTGATAGCTCTGTCGCACGCGGCCAACCTGCTGAATTTCCGGTAAACGGCGTTATTCGCGGCTGGGTAGAAGCGCTACAAATGATGCCTGTAGGATCGAAATGGAAATTAACCATTCCACACGAATTAGCCTACGGAGAACGTGGTGCCGGCGCCTCTATCCCACCGTTCTCTCCATTAGTATTTGAAGTAGAATTACTCGATATTCTTTAA
- the asd gene encoding archaetidylserine decarboxylase (Phosphatidylserine decarboxylase is synthesized as a single chain precursor. Generation of the pyruvoyl active site from a Ser is coupled to cleavage of a Gly-Ser bond between the larger (beta) and smaller (alpha chains). It is an integral membrane protein.), producing the protein MNRISYWQRLKVAFQYVMPQLYLTRFAGWFAKQKWGKITHLAIQAFAKKYRIDMSIAQKEQFNEYASFNEFFIRPLKENARPINQNPNALCLPADGRISECGHIDDNRLLQAKGHFFRLEALLAEDETLVETFKNGEFVTTYLSPRDYHRVHMPCDGTLRKMIYVPGELFSVNPFLAQHIPNLFARNERVICVFDTEFGTMVQILVGATITASIGTVWAGVINPPRHDTVKTWTYEGENAVKLMKGQEMGWFQLGSTVINLFQENQVRLADHLTVDEPVRMGEILAYKN; encoded by the coding sequence ATGAACCGGATTTCTTATTGGCAACGCCTAAAAGTTGCCTTTCAATATGTGATGCCGCAACTTTATCTAACCCGTTTTGCTGGTTGGTTTGCCAAACAAAAATGGGGGAAAATCACTCATCTTGCCATTCAAGCCTTTGCGAAAAAATATCGCATTGATATGAGTATTGCGCAAAAGGAACAATTTAACGAATACGCCAGTTTTAACGAATTTTTTATTCGTCCTTTAAAAGAAAATGCCCGTCCAATTAATCAAAATCCAAACGCGCTGTGCTTGCCGGCAGACGGTCGGATTAGCGAATGCGGTCATATTGATGACAACCGATTACTACAAGCCAAAGGACATTTTTTCCGTTTAGAAGCGTTATTGGCGGAAGATGAAACCTTGGTGGAAACCTTTAAAAACGGCGAGTTTGTCACCACTTACCTCTCTCCGCGTGATTATCATCGCGTTCATATGCCTTGTGACGGAACATTACGCAAAATGATTTATGTGCCGGGGGAGTTATTTTCCGTCAATCCGTTTTTAGCTCAACATATCCCGAACTTATTCGCTCGTAACGAACGTGTTATTTGTGTGTTTGATACGGAATTTGGCACAATGGTACAAATTCTAGTCGGCGCAACCATCACAGCAAGCATCGGTACGGTTTGGGCCGGTGTGATTAATCCGCCACGTCACGATACCGTGAAAACTTGGACTTACGAGGGCGAAAATGCAGTGAAATTAATGAAAGGCCAAGAAATGGGGTGGTTCCAACTCGGTTCAACCGTCATTAACCTATTCCAAGAAAACCAAGTGCGTTTAGCCGATCATTTAACGGTAGACGAGCCGGTGCGTATGGGCGAAATCTTGGCATACAAAAACTAA
- the tatA gene encoding twin-arginine translocase TatA/TatE family subunit, with product MFGLSPAQMIILLVVILLVFGTKKLRNAGSDLGAAVKGFKKAMQDDEPKSKDAEFKSIQDESANTTKSESVKEKEQA from the coding sequence ATGTTCGGTTTATCCCCTGCGCAAATGATCATCTTGCTAGTGGTGATTTTGTTGGTTTTTGGTACGAAGAAGTTAAGAAATGCAGGTTCTGATCTTGGCGCGGCAGTGAAAGGATTTAAAAAAGCGATGCAAGATGATGAGCCGAAATCGAAAGATGCGGAATTTAAATCAATTCAAGACGAATCGGCAAATACGACAAAATCTGAAAGCGTAAAAGAGAAAGAACAGGCATAA
- the tatB gene encoding Sec-independent protein translocase protein TatB translates to MFDIGFSELVLLMIVGLVVLGPKRLPVAIRTVMGWVKTIRGLAANVQNELKQELKLQELQDSIKKAESLNLQTLSPELGKTVEELKMQANKMRAELEAKAAEAGTTVEEQIKEIKSASENADKSVEASLSEETLTSNEKIEVSEEEKTALNLTALEAHEQAELTERLSDYYPPDDIEVTPAQKSQS, encoded by the coding sequence GTGTTTGATATTGGTTTTTCCGAACTTGTTTTATTAATGATAGTGGGCTTGGTTGTGCTAGGCCCTAAACGTTTGCCTGTGGCAATTCGAACCGTGATGGGCTGGGTAAAAACCATTCGCGGATTAGCGGCGAATGTTCAAAATGAATTAAAACAAGAACTGAAACTGCAAGAATTGCAGGATAGCATTAAGAAAGCGGAATCGTTGAATTTGCAAACACTCTCTCCGGAATTGGGTAAAACCGTTGAAGAATTGAAAATGCAAGCGAATAAAATGCGTGCGGAGTTAGAAGCGAAAGCCGCAGAAGCCGGTACGACGGTGGAAGAACAAATTAAAGAAATCAAAAGTGCGTCTGAAAATGCCGATAAATCTGTCGAAGCTTCGCTTTCCGAAGAAACTCTAACTTCAAATGAAAAGATAGAGGTTTCTGAAGAAGAAAAAACAGCTTTGAATTTGACCGCACTTGAAGCCCACGAACAAGCGGAATTGACCGAACGCTTATCCGATTATTATCCGCCGGATGATATAGAAGTTACTCCGGCACAAAAGTCCCAATCATAG
- the tatC gene encoding twin-arginine translocase subunit TatC, which translates to MSNVDESQPLITHLVELRNRLLRCVICVLVVFIALVYFSNDIYHFVAAPLTAVMPKGATMIATNIQTPFFTPIKLTAIVAVFISVPYLLYQIWAFVAPALYQHEKRMIYPLLISSTILFYCGVAFAYYVVFPFVFGFFTQSAPEGVAIATDISSYLDFALALFLAFGVCFEVPIAIILLCWSGVTTVKALSEKRPYIIVAAFFIGMILTPPDVFSQTLLAVPMCLLFEIGLLIARFYQPKEEQLKEDESAVENSEELKK; encoded by the coding sequence ATGAGTAACGTGGATGAATCTCAACCTCTTATCACTCATCTTGTTGAACTAAGAAACCGACTACTGCGTTGTGTGATTTGCGTCTTGGTCGTTTTTATCGCCTTGGTATATTTTTCTAATGATATCTACCATTTCGTTGCTGCTCCACTAACGGCGGTTATGCCAAAAGGGGCAACGATGATTGCAACCAATATTCAAACCCCTTTTTTCACCCCTATTAAATTAACGGCGATTGTTGCGGTGTTTATTTCAGTCCCTTATTTGCTTTATCAAATTTGGGCGTTTGTTGCACCGGCATTGTATCAACATGAAAAGCGAATGATTTATCCGTTGTTGATTTCCAGTACTATTTTATTTTATTGCGGTGTTGCATTTGCCTATTATGTAGTGTTCCCTTTTGTGTTTGGTTTTTTCACCCAGAGCGCGCCGGAAGGTGTTGCCATTGCAACGGATATTAGTAGTTATCTTGATTTTGCCTTAGCGTTGTTTCTTGCTTTTGGCGTATGTTTTGAAGTACCGATTGCAATTATTTTGCTTTGTTGGAGCGGCGTTACCACGGTGAAAGCCCTTTCAGAAAAACGCCCTTATATTATTGTTGCCGCATTTTTTATCGGTATGATCTTAACACCACCCGATGTGTTCTCTCAAACCTTGCTTGCCGTGCCTATGTGTCTGCTATTTGAAATCGGTTTGTTAATCGCACGTTTCTATCAACCGAAAGAAGAGCAACTAAAAGAAGATGAAAGTGCGGTTGAAAATTCGGAAGAATTAAAAAAATAG